The following DNA comes from Eubalaena glacialis isolate mEubGla1 chromosome 1, mEubGla1.1.hap2.+ XY, whole genome shotgun sequence.
AGGATGAGGATGTAGCTGTCCATTTAATATTCAGTAACTTTAATAGTCAGAGAATGATACAGaagatgaatgaaagaaagattaAGACCAGCTTTGTTTGGTAGATATCCTAATTACATAAGTTTAAGAACAACAATAGAAACTATTCCTAAAACATTACATCCTAGTATTCTGTTATTCCATTGAGAAGGGTCTTTCTCTTATCAAGATTAATGGCATATTCacttttatttgaaaacaaaatgggCAACTATACTACCAAATAAAGGCTAatatgaagaattttaaaaattgagttaggCTGTTTGGTGAAAGTGTAGGGGAAATGAGTAAATGGAGGAGTGGTTTTAGTACTAGTGGTCAAATCCATTAGGCTACATAAGTTGTCTAGATAATGTGGTCCATCATGATGTCCCTGATGGAAACCAGGGAGTTTGGGGGAAGGAAAGCTGCCTGAAAGATGAGATCAAGAATTCAGACCTGGGAGCTGACCTGTGAGTTTTCTTTATCAAGCAGATGAAAGTGGTTGAATGGTATTAGTTATACTTTAACTCAGTAGGGGCTTTCAGGAGAAGAGGGGGGTGGGTGAGAAGGTAAGCCCCCCGTCAAGAGTCAGAGGACACAAAAGCGGTagaatttttcttagtttttttttttcttcttctaattcTGGGTCCATTCATCATGCCACGAGAGGTTCTCTCATTGGTTGTAGattgggtgggaggtggggtggaatGGATGATCCGGAGCAGAGGTCAATAGTAGTATCTATACAATGGATGCAGGATTAAAATGATAGAGTTATAACATAAAGCATTTTTCATTCGCCCATGCTCCATGCATTTCAAATTCTAAATCTCTTCACTCATTTCCAGTGGTATCCATTTAAAAGTAGTGGAGGACAAAGTTAAGCATCTAGAGAAATGTAGACCAAAGAGAAGAAACTTTTCTAGCCTCAAAATAAGTCTGGGAGTCTTTAAGTCCTCTTCTTGGCTTTTATATCCTAGTAGATTTCACAGTGCTGACCCATGAACTAACCGGCCAATTCTCACCCAGTCACCGGAGAGTGGACTATCTGCGTCTCTGTGAAAGATGCTGTGATTTTGAAACCAGGTGGGGGAGATACTTTTTTTGAGAGCTCTGGCTTTTCTGAGTGTTATAGGACTTTCTTTTGCCCATCAAAACCCTGGGATGACCTAATGATTGactgatccattcattcattcactcattcaacaagcatttactgcACTTACTACATGTGGGGCGCTGGGCTGGATGTTAGGAATACACAGGtgaataagacacagtccctTCCTGCAAAAAGCTCAAAGTCTAGTGGGAGAATCAGTCATTAAAATGCATCAGGCCATAAATGCTCTTCTATGTAGTTTCAAAGGCTAAATTGACAATCTTGGAGAAAGAAAATTgtatctgggaaaaaaaaaagccccttcCCTTGGATAAAGGAAACTCTTTTTTTGTGTTTATGAGAAATTCCTTCTGACTTTTCCAAGGGTTCAAATAAGTTGAACTTTATAAAATCTCAGGTCCTCCTACTATTAAGTTGGTGGGAAGCAGAGAGCCTGGGCTAGTCCTTCTATACTGACTGGTCTTGCCAATGACAGTCCCTCTGGGgcctctcatttttcttctttgcaggTTGTCTGGAGCCTGGAGCTGCCCCAGCTCTCTCAGGATTTGGCAGACATTGGAGGTGGTGGTGAAGGAGACAGTGGTGGTCAATGTTATTTGAGCAGGGTCAGCAGGCCCCGGAGCTTCCTGAGTACACGATGCAGAAGGCTGCTTACTATGAAAGCCCAGGACTCTTCGGAGGCTATGGCTACAGCAAAGCTGCTGACACTTATGGCTATAGTGCCCCCCATCAGCCTTATCCACCCCCTGCTGCTGCCAACTCCCTGGACACTGATTACCCGGGCTCTGCCTGCTCCATCCAGAGCTCTGCACCTCTGCGAGCCCCAGCCCACAAGGGGGCTGAACTCAATGGAAGCTGCATGAGACCTGGCACTGGGAACAGTCAGGGAGGGGGGGGTGGCAGCCAGCCTCCTGGTCTGAACTCAGAGCAgcagccaccaccaccccctcctccaccaccagccctgcccccatcctCGCCCACCAACCCTGGAGGTGGAGTACCTGCCAAGAAGGCCAAGGGCGGGCCCACTGCTTCTGGCTCCTCAGCCACCATCAGCAAGCAGATCTTTCCCTGGATGAAAGAGTCCCGACAGAACTCCAAGCAGAAGAACAGCTGTGCCACTGCAGGTAGCTCTCTGAGGGGGCTCATGCCTGGGCTAAGTCCCCCAGACTGACCCCAAGAAACTAGCTCACCTAGGAATTAAGAGGCTCAGGGCTGGAAGTGCAACTTTGGAGGCCATATGTGTAAACTCCTCatgcagaaaaaaagtttttttttggctgcgcagtttgagggatctcagtttcctgaccagggattgcagggattgaacccgggccacggcagtgaaagtgccgaatcctaaccactagaccaccagggaactccctgttctttctttttagtgTCTCTGATTGTGGTCATATCCTTACAGTGACAGGGTGCTCACGTCCATTGCAGGCTGCTGGCATCACTGCTGGACGTGTCTCATAGTTACTCATAGACAGCTCTTCCTTATACTGCCCTAATATCTGCTCTCCTGGGCTGCTGGTCATAACTCAACTCCTTCTTCCAGCCAACAGCTCTTCAAAACTTGAAAACAGATACTATGATCCCCAAATCCAGGCGGTTATGTAGCCCATATCACATGATTCCCACTCTCTTAAATTAATAAGAACTAAAGTCTATGGAATGCTATGTTAAGAACCATGTTAAGTGCTTTACGAACATTGTCTAATTTAATTTTCCAAAGAACCCTTTGAAGTAGGTAGATGATAAAACACCCATCAGGAAACTGTTAGAGATgataagtcacttgcccaagataACAAAACTACAAAATGGCACACctggggaattctctggcagttcagtggttaggactcctcactttcactgccgagggcacaggttcaatccctggttggggaactaagatcccgcaagctgtgaggCCTGGCCAACACCCcccccaacaaaaaaaaacaaaaacaacaaaaaacaaacaaaaaaaccccaaatgacACACCAGAATCCAACCAGGGTCTGCAAAGAATAACCATGGGACTCTACTTAGCCCACCCCAGCTCAGTTCTCCCCATCCCATTAAATCCCTAATGTGGAGGAACATATCCTAAGGGAAGAGGATGTACTCTGAAACAGGAGCAGCCTTGGGTTTTTCTCCCTGGAAAAGGAGACCCTGGAGTTGAGAATATTTCCTGTAGGTCCATTTAGGGGGTGTGGAAGAAGACAGGTAGGGCCAGGAGCTCTGAGGCCTTCTGCCTCTCTGTGCTCAGCCTGTTTGGTTCCTGAACTTTTCTGGCCTTGTGTTCTCTGATGTACTTTATCTTCAGGTAGATGAACTTGCTCCCAGATCCAGGGCTAGCTTGAGGCCTGGGATGTAGTTAGCTTGTTATCAGCTCTCTGGTTTGCCTGATGCTCTCTGGGGCTGCTGCTCCTAGGGGGAAAGTGTCTTCAAGTCTTTAAGCTCCTTCTCCTTCTGCCCCTCCTTCTCAGCTGCACACCCAGGCCCTCCCTCCCAGGAGAAATCCATTTGTCTTCCCAGGGAGGGAGTGGACAAGCTGCTGAGAGGTGGCAGGGGTGGTGGAAACcaatgctgaggctgctgctcCTAGCATTGCAATACTCAAAATATGCCCAGCCTGGTCTTGGATCCTCTAAAACTCTGGGGCTGTATTTTTATGGTTTGCCACCTCCCTGCATTTGGGTACTGAGCTCATGGGTGCTGAGCTGGAGTGAGGTGCCAGGATCTCCACCCTCATTCGGTGCTTGGGGTGCTTTGCCCAGGAGCCAGACTCTGAGCAAGGCAGTTTGGGGCTGCCTCCAACcgcaccccccaacccccttcccagCTGCAGAGGCTGGAAGGACTGTTCAAAGAAGTCTGGCCCTTCTTTGACAGGGGGGAAGGCCTTACCAGCTGCTACTAGTCTCTCATTAAACTCCTCAGCCTTTGGGACGAGATGATGGGCTAGGCtgaaggggagggggtgggcagaaTGAGTTGGACTTCAGAAGGCAGATGGGAGTTTCAGGTGCCACTGATAGGTAGGCCTGGGGCCTTTGAGTTCTTGGAATCTCACCTCTCAAACGCCCCTCCCTCGCTCCAGCCGTGAttaaggtggggggagggggggaggaagaggaaggagcctGGGAAGCGCCTCTCTCCGGCCCAGGGTGTCCCCACCTCTCCCGCTCAGcgtcccctctctctccctccttgccCAGGAGAGAGCTGCGAGGACAAGAGCCCACCGGGACCAGCGTCCAAGCGGGTGCGCACGGCGTACACAAGTGCACAGCTGGTGGAGCTGGAGAAGGAATTCCACTTCAACCGCTACTTGTGCCGGCCACGCCGCGTGGAGATGGCCAACCTGCTGAACCTCACCGAGCGGCAGATCAAGATCTGGTTCCAGAACCGGCGCATGAAGTACAAGAAGGACCAGAAGGCCAAGGGTATCCTGCACTCGCCGGCCGGTCAGTCCCCGGAGCGCAGCCCGCCGCTCGGCGGCGCCGCGGGCCACGTGGCCTACTCGGGCCAGCTGCCACCAGTGCCCGGCTTGGCCTACGACGCGCCTTCGCCGCCCGCCTTCGCCAAATCTCAGCCCAACATGTACGGCCTGGCTGCCTACACGGCGCCGCTCAGCAGCTGCCTGCCGCAGCAGAAGCGCTACGCGGCGCCCGAATTCGAGCCCCACTCCATGGCGAGCAACGGCGGCGGCTTCGCCAGCGCCAACCTGCAGGGCAGCCCGGTGTACGTGGGCGGCAACTTCGTCGACTCCATGGCGCCCGCATCCGGGCCCGTCTTCAACCTGGGCCACCTCTCGCACCCATCTTCAGCCAGCGTGGACTACAGTTGCGCCGCGCAGATTCCCGGCAATCACCACCACGGACCGTGTGACCCTCATCCCACCTACACAGATCTCTCGGCCCACCACTCGTCTCAGGGACGCCTACCCGAGGTCCCCAAACTGACGCATCTGTAGCGGCGGCCACCGGCCCGAACTCGCGGCGCGATTACCTCTTTTGCTTGGGTGGCGGGGGTGGCGGGCGGGGCCCGCGGGGCAGCTCGGTGGCCCCCTCCCTCGCTCTGGCCCGGTCGCTGCCTTCCGGTCTCGGGCCAACAGCGGCCGAGGCGCAGGCGTCTGGGCCTC
Coding sequences within:
- the HOXD3 gene encoding homeobox protein Hox-D3; translation: MLFEQGQQAPELPEYTMQKAAYYESPGLFGGYGYSKAADTYGYSAPHQPYPPPAAANSLDTDYPGSACSIQSSAPLRAPAHKGAELNGSCMRPGTGNSQGGGGGSQPPGLNSEQQPPPPPPPPPALPPSSPTNPGGGVPAKKAKGGPTASGSSATISKQIFPWMKESRQNSKQKNSCATAGESCEDKSPPGPASKRVRTAYTSAQLVELEKEFHFNRYLCRPRRVEMANLLNLTERQIKIWFQNRRMKYKKDQKAKGILHSPAGQSPERSPPLGGAAGHVAYSGQLPPVPGLAYDAPSPPAFAKSQPNMYGLAAYTAPLSSCLPQQKRYAAPEFEPHSMASNGGGFASANLQGSPVYVGGNFVDSMAPASGPVFNLGHLSHPSSASVDYSCAAQIPGNHHHGPCDPHPTYTDLSAHHSSQGRLPEVPKLTHL